The Helianthus annuus cultivar XRQ/B chromosome 16, HanXRQr2.0-SUNRISE, whole genome shotgun sequence genome includes a window with the following:
- the LOC110916463 gene encoding glutamine synthetase, chloroplastic, with the protein MREDGAFEVIKKVIINLSLRHTEHNSAYGEGNERRLAGKHDSASINQFSWEVANRDCSIRVGHDTKKAGKGYLEDKRPTSNMDLYIVTGLLAETTILWEPTLEAEALATQKLALNV; encoded by the exons ATGAGAGAAGATGGTGCATTTGAGGTCATCAAAAAGGTGATTATAAACCTTTCACTTCGCCACACTGAACACAACAGTGCTTACGGAGAAGGAAATGAAAGACGATTGGCGGGGAAACATGACAGTGCCAGCATTAACCAATTTTCATGG GAAGTAGCTAATCGTGATTGCTCGATCCGTGTGGGGCATGACACTAAGAAGGCAGGCAAAG GTTACTTGGAAGACAAGCGTCCAACATCAAACATGGACCTATACATAGTGACAGGATTACTAGCGGAAACCACCATCCTGTGGGAGCCTACACTCGAGGCTGAAGCACTCGCTACCCAGAAGTTGGCATTGAACGTATAG